The Thermus oshimai DSM 12092 genome contains the following window.
CATCGTCATCGCCGACCACACCAAGAAGGTGCCCGTGCTGGGGCGGGGCCCGGTGCCGGTGGAGATCGTGCCCTTTGGGCACCGGGCCACCCTAAGGGCCATCGCCGCCCTGGGGGGCGAGCCGGAGCTCCGCATGGACGGGGACGAGTTTTATTTCACCGACAGCGGCCACCTCATCGCCGACTGCCGCTTCGGCCCCATCGGGGACCCCTTCGGCCTCCACAAGGCCCTCCTGGAGATCCCCGGGGTGGTGGAGACGGGGCTTTTCCTGAGCCTCGCCACCCGGGCCCTGGTGGCGGGGCCCTTGGGGGTGGAGGAGCTCCTCCCCTAAGGGTGTAGAATGTTCCCCATGAAGGGCATGCCCCGGCTTTAGGGCGGGGAGGGCCTCCCCGCCCGGGGCGCATGCCCCGGTTTTTTTCGGAGGAGGGATGGAAAAGGTTTTTTACGTCACCACGCCCATCTACTACGTGAACGCCGAGCCCCACCTGGGCCACGCCTACACCACGGTGGTGGCGGACTTCCTGGCCCGCTGGCACCGGCTGGACGGCTACCGCACCTACTTCCTCACCGGGACGGACGAGCACGGGGAGACCGTCTACCGGGCCGCCCTGGCCGCGGGGGAGGACCCCAAGGCCTTTGTGGACCGGGTGTCCGAGCGCTTCCGGCGGGCCTGGGAGCTCCTGGGGATCGCCTACGACGACTTCATCCGCACCACGGAAGAGCGCCACAAAAGGGTGGTCCAGGCCGTCTTGCAGAGGGTCTACGAGGCGGGGGACATCTACTATGGGGAGTACGAGGGGCTTTACTGCGTCTCCTGCGAGCGCTTCTATACGGAGAAGGAGCTTTCCGAGGGGCTTTGCCCCATCCACGGCCGTCCGGTGGAGCGCCGCAAGGAGGGGAACTACTTCTTCCGCATGGAGAAGTACCGCCCCTGGCTCCTCCAGTACCTGGAGGACCACCCCGACCTCATCCGCCCCGAGGGCTACCGGAACGAGGTCCTGGCCATGCTTTCCGAGCCCATCGGGGACCTCTCCATCTCCCGCCCGAGGGCCCGGGTGCCCTGGGGCATCCCCCTGCCCTGGGACGGGGAGCACGTGACCTACGTCTGGTTTGATGCCCTCCTCAACTACGTCTCCGCCCTGGACTACCCCGAGGGGGAGAGGTTCAAGACCTTCTGGCCCCACGCCTGGCACCTCATCGGCAAGGACATCCTGAAGCCCCACGCGGTGTTCTGGCCCACCATGCTGAAGGCCGCGGGGCTTCCCGTCTACCGCCACCTGAACGTGGGGGGGTACCTCCTGGGCCCCGACGGGCGCAAGATGTCCAAGACCCTGGGGAACGTGGTGGACCCCTTCCGCCTGGCGGAGCGCTACGGGCGGGACGCGGTGCGCTACTACCTCCTCCGGGAAATCCCCTACGGGCAGGACGCGGCCGTGGGGGAGGAGGCCCT
Protein-coding sequences here:
- the metG gene encoding methionine--tRNA ligase, whose product is MEKVFYVTTPIYYVNAEPHLGHAYTTVVADFLARWHRLDGYRTYFLTGTDEHGETVYRAALAAGEDPKAFVDRVSERFRRAWELLGIAYDDFIRTTEERHKRVVQAVLQRVYEAGDIYYGEYEGLYCVSCERFYTEKELSEGLCPIHGRPVERRKEGNYFFRMEKYRPWLLQYLEDHPDLIRPEGYRNEVLAMLSEPIGDLSISRPRARVPWGIPLPWDGEHVTYVWFDALLNYVSALDYPEGERFKTFWPHAWHLIGKDILKPHAVFWPTMLKAAGLPVYRHLNVGGYLLGPDGRKMSKTLGNVVDPFRLAERYGRDAVRYYLLREIPYGQDAAVGEEALRVRYEADLADNLGNLVQRLRAMLLRFAEGRIPGPVPGEGLEAGTALLERLRPLVRELRFHLALEAVMDYVKALNRYLNEKRPWELAKEDPEGARAVLYRVVEGLRIASVLLTPAMPDKMAELRRALGLPEPESLEEAGRWGLTPPGPLPQEAPILFPKEEKPLKAGSKEENAVEPISIEDFAKVELRVAEVVAAERHPNADRLLVLRLSLGGEERTVVSGIAKWYRPEDLVGRKVVLVANLKPAKLRGVESQGMILAAQEGEKLVLVTVDGDIPPGAVVR